From the genome of Carassius gibelio isolate Cgi1373 ecotype wild population from Czech Republic chromosome B10, carGib1.2-hapl.c, whole genome shotgun sequence, one region includes:
- the LOC127966145 gene encoding C3a anaphylatoxin chemotactic receptor-like, whose translation MMFHSSTMFEMLVKPDHVIHLKKWYKVLNIREEIICQDYCESSHQTNHRSLFIARLSCVTAWILASILSLPFMMLRETYIENNKTQCRPYQHNKENSELYRSFSIIRFVFGFLVPLICITTCYGLIAHKLGRSHFHSGRAFRIMLAVIVAFFLCWLPYHIVDLIIMYGEESSHSVGLEVYPFSVSFAYFNSCLNPILYVFMGQDFKSNVKLSLRRVFERVFSEEGTPISQTTHSQQMHSL comes from the exons ATGATGTTTCACAGCTCAACCATGTTTGAAATGTTGGTAAAGCCTGATCACGTGATACATTTGAAGAAGTGGTATAAAGTCTTGAACATTAGAGAAGAAATCATTTGCCAGGATTACTGTGAATCGAGCCATCAGACC AATCATCGCAGCTTGTTCATCGCACGATTGTCCTGTGTAACAGCTTGGATTCTGGCTTCAATTCTCAGTCTGCCTTTTATGATGTTAAGAGAGACTtacatagaaaataataaaacacagtgCCGGCCTTATCAACATAATAAAGAAAATTCTGAATTGTATAGAAGTTTTAGCATCATCAGATTTGTGTTTGGCTTTTTGGTTCCTCTCATATGCATCACAACATGTTACGGATTAATCGCACACAAGTTAGGCAGGAGTCATTTTCACTCTGGACGAGCATTTCGTATCATGTTGGCTGTAATCGTGGCCTTTTTCCTGTGCTGGTTGCCCTATCACATAGTTGATTTGATAATAATGTACGGAGAGGAATCAAGTCACTCAGTGGGTTTGGAAGTGTATCCGTTCTCCGTCTCTTTTGCGTATTTCAACAGCTGTCTTAACCCCAttctgtatgttttcatgggGCAGGATTTTAAGAGCAATGTTAAACTTTCTCTAAGACGTGTTTTTGAAAGAGTTTTCTCTGAGGAGGGAACACCAATATCACAGACCACCCACTCACAGCAAATGCATTCGCTGTAG